One segment of Sesamum indicum cultivar Zhongzhi No. 13 linkage group LG4, S_indicum_v1.0, whole genome shotgun sequence DNA contains the following:
- the LOC105160502 gene encoding CEN-like protein 1, with translation MSRQLDPLSVGRVIGEVVDSFIPCVKLTVTFNSNKQVSNGHELMPSVITSKPRVEIGGEDLRAAYTLVMTDPDVPGPSDPYLREHLHWIVTDIPGTTDASFGREIVSYETPKPVIGIHRYVFLLFRQKARHTVRPPASRDLFNTRRFAEENGLGLPVAAVYFNAQRETACRRR, from the exons ATGTCGAGGCAGCTAGATCCACTTTCTGTAGGGAGAGTTATAGGAGAAGTTGTTGACAGTTTTATACCTTGTGTCAAGTTGACTGTAACCTTCAACAGCAACAAACAGGTCTCCAATGGCCATGAGCTCATGCCTTCGGTCATTACGTCTAAACCCCGAGTCGAGATAGGTGGAGAAGATCTGAGGGCTGCTTATACTCTT GTGATGACTGATCCTGATGTTCCAGGCCCCAGTGATCCATACTTGAGGGAACATCTCCACTG GATAGTTACAGACATTCCAGGCACCACTGATGCTTCTTTTG GGAGAGAGATTGTGAGCTACGAGACACCGAAACCAGTCATTGGGATCCATCGGTATGTGTTCCTTCTGTTCAGGCAGAAAGCCAGGCACACTGTGAGGCCACCAGCTTCAAGAGATCTCTTCAATACAAGGAGATTTGCTGAAGAGAATGGCTTAGGGTTGCCGGTTGCCGCAGTTTATTTCAATGCACAAAGAGAGACTGCCTGCAGGAGAAGATAA
- the LOC105160506 gene encoding homeobox-leucine zipper protein ANTHOCYANINLESS 2 — protein sequence MSFGGFTGKSSGGGVSDHSGGGGKMVADGLCSYGIMSTGAISQPLQMVHSSHSQPMFISPPLSLALPKMENLGEMGLMGENYDSGLMGRTREDELDSRSGSDNFETASGDDQNTTENKSSKRKKYHRHTAYQIQELEASFKDNPHPDEKGRLELGKRLGLEPRQVKFWFQNRRTQMKTQLERHENSILKQENDKLRIENIAMKEAMRNPICENCGSPAILGEVPIEQHHLMIENARLKDELSRLGILANKFLTRNGGSMPPMVCNSKLDLAVGRNSFCGLNSIDSALPLGLDFGNRVPNAFPMMQTNGPAVGMMGVDAPLDQSLFPELALAAMDELMKLAQLDSPLWYRSLDGGGESLNLDEYMKTFPPCIGVKPNHFVTEATRATGTVIINSLALVEALMDVNQWTEMFPWNIGRASTLNVICPGMAGNRNGALQLMQAEFQVLSPMVPVRQVKFVRFCKQHGQDMWAVVDVSVDTIFHGIRGNTSVNCRRLPSGCIVQNMANGCSKVTWVEHTEYDENIIHNLYRPLLRSGLAFGAQKWVANLQRQCELFATIRSSMASSRDNSALSANNKSIVMLAQRMTRSFCTGVCATVHKWEVVQSSDNTKLMMRKSMGNPGEPPGVIMSATTTVWMPVLPHHLLEFLQNEKMRSHWDVLSQDGPMQQMLQIPKGQDPGNNICLLSTSAPASSANQSSVLILQDTCTDTSGSLIVHAAVETTSMNIVVNSGDSSSIAILPSGFAIVPDCYSNSNNSENGNEGHRGGGRSGSLLTVGFQILVNNLPAAKLTMESVDTVKSLIARTLQGIKSGLQCS from the exons ATGAGCTTTGGGGGGTTCACTGGTAAAAGTAGTGGCGGCGGTGTTAGTGACCatagtggtggtggtgggaaAATGGTGGCTGATGGTTTATGTTCTTATGGTATCATGTCAACTGGTGCTATTTCTCAGCCTTTGCAAATGGTCCATTCTTCTCATTCTCAACCTATGTTCATCTCTCCGCCCCTTTCTCTTGCCCTC CCTAAGATGGAGAACCTTGGGGAGATGGGCTTAATGGGTGAAAATTATGATAGTGGCTTAATGGGAAGGACAAGGGAAGATGAGCTTGACAGCAGGTCTGGCAGTGACAACTTTGAAACGGCATCAGGGGATGATCAGAACACCACTGAGAATAAGTCATCAAAGAGGAAAAAGTACCATAGACACACTGCATACCAAATTCAAGAGCTTGAAGC TTCTTTTAAGGACAATCCACATCCTGATGAGAAAGGAAGACTAGAACTTGGCAAGAGACTAGGCTTGGAGCCGAGGCAGGTGAAATTTTGGTTTCAGAATAGAAGAACCCAAATGAAG ACTCAACTGGAGCGCCATGAAAATTCGATcctaaaacaagaaaatgacaagCTCCGCATTGAGAACATCGCCATGAAGGAAGCCATGAGGAACCCTATATGCGAAAATTGTGGCAGCCCAGCTATTCTTGGAGAAGTACCTATAGAGCAGCACCATCTTATGATTGAGAATGCGAGGCTGAAGGATGAACTCAGTCGACTTGGGATCCTAGCAAACAAATTCTTGACTAGGAACGGTGGTTCCATGCCTCCAATGGTTTGCAACTCAAAGTTGGATCTTGCAGTAGGAAGAAACAGCTTTTGTGGTTTGAACTCTATTGATTCTGCTTTGCCTTTGGGACTTGACTTTGGCAATAGGGTGCCTAATGCATTTCCCATGATGCAAACCAATGGGCCTGCCGTGGGCATGATGGGTGTTGATGCTCCCCTGGACCAGTCGTTGTTTCCAGAGCTTGCGTTGGCTGCAATGGATGAGCTGATGAAGCTAGCCCAGCTTGATAGCCCTCTTTGGTACAGAAGCTTGGACGGAGGCGGAGAATCCTTGAACCTTGATGAGTATATGAAGACATTTCCCCCTTGTATTGGCGTGAAGCCCAATCATTTCGTAACTGAAGCAACTAGAGCTACTGGTACCGTAATCATCAACAGCTTGGCACTCGTGGAAGCATTGATGGATGTG AATCAATGGACAGAAATGTTTCCATGGAACATAGGGAGAGCCTCAACTCTTAATGTAATCTGCCCTGGAATGGCTGGAAACAGAAATGGTGCACTGCAACTG ATGCAAGCTGAGTTCCAAGTTCTTTCACCTATGGTCCCCGTCCGACAAGTAAAGTTCGTTCGCTTCTGCAAGCAGCATGGACAGGACATGTGGGCTGTGGTTGACGTGTCTGTTGATACCATCTTCCATGGCATAAGAGGCAACACTTCTGTGAATTGTAGGAGACTCCCTTCAGGTTGCATTGTGCAAAACATGGCAAATGGCTGCTCCAAG GTAACCTGGGTTGAGCACACGGAATATGACGAGAATATCATCCATAATTTGTACCGGCCATTACTCAGGTCTGGACTGGCATTTGGTGCACAGAAGTGGGTTGCCAACCTACAACGCCAATGCGAACTTTTTGCTACCATCAGGTCCTCTATGGCCTCCAGCAGAGATAATTCAG CACTTTCTGCAAACAACAAGAGTATCGTCATGCTGGCACAACGCATGACTCGTAGCTTCTGTACCGGAGTTTGTGCCACCGTCCACAAGTGGGAAGTAGTCCAAAGCTCTGATAATACCAAGTTGATGATGCGGAAGAGCATGGGTAATCCCGGGGAGCCACCCGGTGTTATCATGAGCGCTACAACTACAGTTTGGATGCCTGTATTACCTCATCATCTGCTTGAATTCTTGCAGAATGAGAAGATGAGGAGCCATTGGGACGTCTTATCTCAAGACGGTCCTATGCAACAGATGTTGCAGATTCCCAAGGGCCAGGATCCTGGCAACAACATCTGCCTTTTGAGTACTAGT GCTCCAGCATCCAGTGCAAATCAGAGCAGCGTGCTGATTTTGCAAGACACTTGTACGGACACATCCGGATCACTCATCGTCCATGCAGCAGTTGAAACAACATCAATGAACATAGTGGTGAACAGCGGTGATTCTTCCAGCATTGCCATCTTGCCATCGGGTTTTGCAATCGTGCCAGATTGTTATTCCAACTCCAACAATTCCGAGAACGGCAACGAGGGACATCGCGGTGGCGGCAGAAGCGGCTCGTTGCTTACCGTAGGGTTCCAAATACTTGTCAACAATCTGCCTGCAGCCAAACTAACAATGGAATCCGTCGACACCGTGAAGTCGCTCATTGCACGTACGCTTCAGGGCATCAAGTCTGGTCTCCAGTGCAGTTAG
- the LOC105160504 gene encoding LOW QUALITY PROTEIN: protein ROOT PRIMORDIUM DEFECTIVE 1 (The sequence of the model RefSeq protein was modified relative to this genomic sequence to represent the inferred CDS: inserted 2 bases in 1 codon) has translation MRAFISSASKLFSSRILTRSMSQSTSIPRKQARVRDHGYDDYMEIEKKVRKVLKFQELILSQPNNMISISRLDSLSRRLGFKQFESGRFILKFPHVFQVFEHPVQRILYCRLSRKAVSQIEQENEALLRQIPDAVTRIRKLLMLSNTGRIRLEHVRIARKEFGLPDDFEYSIILKHPQFFRLFDADETRNKYIEMVEKDSSLGVCEIERVXKGIDAEDIRFSFIVNFPPGFKIGKYYKIAMWKWQRLPYWSPYEDISGYDLRSLEAQKRMEKRAVAMIHELLSLTVEKKMSLERIAHFRMAMDLPKKLKEFLLQHQGVFYISTRGNYGKLHTVFLREAYKKGELVVPNELYLARRKLAELVLVSPRKARLDKELVNYRRDGLEDDAKSAKRDYMEDDFQVNRNGSGDLEVGTESDGDVDFSDASVDSDEGDSSNESGVEESCATKS, from the exons ATGCGAGCGTTTATTTCGTCCGCGTCAAAGCTATTCAGCTCCAGAATCCTTACCCGATCCATGTCTCAGTCCACATCCATACCCAGAAAACAAGCGCGAGTTCGAGACCACGGGTACGACGACTACATGGAAATCGAGAAGAAAGTGCGCAAAGTCCTCAAATTCCAAGAACTTATCCTCTCACAACCCAACAACATGATCTCCATTTCACGCCTGGACTCTCTCTCCCGCCGGCTCGGATTCAAGCAATTTGAATCGGGTCGGTTTATTCTCAAATTTCCGCACGTTTTCCAAGTGTTTGAACACCCAGTGCAGCGAATCCTGTATTGCCGGCTATCCCGGAAAGCAGTTTCGCAGATTGAGCAAGAAAATGAAGCACTTTTGCGGCAAATACCCGATGCTGTGACCCGGATAAGGAAATTGTTAATGTTGTCAAATACGGGTCGAATTAGGTTAGAACATGTGCGCATTGCGCGGAAAGAGTTTGGATTGCCGGATGATTTCGAGTACTCGATAATTTTAAAGCACCCGCAATTTTTCCGATTGTTTGATGCTGATGAAACTAGGAATAAGTATATTGAGATGGTGGAGAAGGATAGCAGCTTAGGTGTTTGTGAAATTGAGAGAGT AAAGGGTATTGATGCTGAGGATATTCGGTTTTCATTTATCGTTAATTTTCCACCCGGTTTTAAGATTGGGAAGTATTACAAAATTGCTATGTGGAAATGGCAGAGGCTGCCTTACTGGTCGCCGTATGAAGATATTTCTGGGTACGACCTGAGGTCGTTGGAGGCACAGAAGAGGATGGAGAAGAGGGCGGTGGCAATGATTCACGAGCTGTTGTCTTTGACAGTGGAAAAGAAGATGTCATTAGAAAGGATTGCGCATTTTAGGATGGCAATGGATTTGCccaagaaattgaaggagttCTTGTTACAGCATCAGGGGGTCTTTTACATTTCGACAAGAGGGAATTATGGGAAGTTGCACACTGTTTTCCTGAGGGAGGCGTATAAGAAAGGGGAATTGGTGGTGCCAAATGAGTTGTATTTGGCAAGGAGGAAGTTGGCTGAATTGGTATTAGTGAGTCCAAGGAAAGCGAGATTGGATAAGGAGTTGGTTAATTATAGGAGGGATGGACTGGAAGATGATGCGAAGAGTGCTAAAAGAGACTATATGGAGGATGATTTTCAGGTGAATAGGAATGGCAGTGGAGACTTGGAGGTTGGAACTGAATCAGATGGTGATGTGGATTTTAGTGATGCTTCTGTTGACTCGGATGAGGGTGACAGTTCTAATGAAAGTGGTGTGGAGGAGTCTTGTGCAACAAAATCATGA
- the LOC105160503 gene encoding E3 ubiquitin-protein ligase XBAT33 — protein MGNSFGCSASGERLVSAARDGDFVEAKMLLDCNPCLAKYSTFGGLNSPLHFAAAKGHNEIVALLLENGADVNSRNYCGQTALMQACRYGHWEVVQTLLLFRCNVTRADYLSGRTALHFAAVNGHVRCMRLVVADFVPSAPYESLNAQKLSDRTDSSNSKTKNEQSSLSKLVNKAADGGITALHMAALNGYFDCVQLLLDLHANVSAVTFHYGTSMDLIGAGSTPLHYAACGGNLKCCQILLARGASRLSLNCNGWLPLDVARMWGRHWLEPLLEPNSDLPIPIFPPSNYLSLPLMSVLNIARECGLQFSASASDDADICAVCLERACSVAAEGCAHELCVRCALYLCSTSNIPSESSIPPGSIPCPLCRHGIVSFVKLPRSSAKEIKLPLSLSLCTPCMLHPREQDVSETVGSPDMRKKRVDSVSSDIFCPVTCSPFPSVAIPLCTCNEGPCPNFDAGESDHQEESPQRSQSISDEQEKMEGMRLEKTTCSSMFWGRRSCSREHQCNAEINA, from the exons ATGGGGAATTCGTTTGGGTGTTCTGCCTCAGGGGAGAGATTGGTATCAGCTGCAAGAGATGGAGATTTTGTTGAGGCAAAGATGTTGTTGGATTGCAATCCATGCCTTGCAAAGTACTCCACTTTTGGTGGTTTGAACTCTCCTCTTCACTTTGCCGCTGCTAAAGGCCACAATGAG ATTGTGGCATTGTTGCTGGAGAATGGAGCTGATGtgaattcaagaaattattgTGGGCAG ACAGCTTTGATGCAAGCATGTCGATATGGACACTGGGAAGTTGTTCaaactcttcttcttttcagATGCAAT GTTACTAGAGCAGATTATCTTAGTGGGAGGACTGCTCTTCATTTTGCAGCTGTCAATGGACACGTACGATGTATGCGATTAGTGGTTGCTGATTTTGTTCCAAGTGCTCCATATGAATCCTTAAATGCTCAAAAATTAAGTGACAGAACTGATTCTTCTAATTCTAAAACCAAGAATGAACAGAG CTCACTCTCCAAGCTTGTAAACAAGGCTGCCGATGGTGGTATTACTGCTCTTCATATGGCTGCCTTGAATGGATACTTTGACTGTGTCCAGCTCCTACTTGACCTTCATGCAAATGTATCAGCTGTTACATTCCATTATGGAACATCAATGGATCTGATAG GGGCTGGAAGCACTCCTTTGCATTATGCAGCTTGTGGAGGAAATCTAAAGTGCTGCCAG ATCCTTCTTGCAAGAGGTGCTAGTCGTTTATCATTAAACTGCAATGG ATGGCTTCCACTTGATGTTGCAAGAATGTGGGGTCGTCATTGGCTTGAGCCCTTGCTTGAACCTAATTCTGATTTGCCAATCCCAATATTTCCACCTTCTAATTATTTATCGTTGCCACTCATGAGCGTGCTAAATATAGCAAG AGAATGTGGGTTGCAGTTCTCAGCAAGTGCCTCTGATGATGCTGATATTTGTGCTGTTTGCCTGGAGAGAGCTTGTAGTGTAGCTGCTGAAG GGTGCGCACATGAACTTTGTGTAAGATGTGCTCTATACCTCTGCTCGACCAGCAACATTCCTTCGGAATCATCAATACCACCTGGTTCCATACCCTGTCCTCTTTGTCGACATGGCATCGTGTCTTTTGTCAAACTGCCGCGTTCTTCAGCAAAGGAAATCAAATTACCTTTATCACTTAGCTTATGTACACCATGCATGCTTCACCCCAGAGAACAAGATGTATCTGAAACTGTCGGCTCACcagatatgagaaagaaacgTGTGGATTCAGTTTCGTCGGATATTTTCTGCCCAGTCACTTGTAGCCCGTTTCCTTCTGTTGCTATCCCGCTATGCACATGCAACGAAGGGCCTTGCCCAAATTTTGATGCTGGAGAGAGTGATCACCAGGAAGAGTCTCCTCAACGTTCACAATCCATATCAGATGAGCAGGAGAAAATGGAAGGTATGAGATTGGAGAAAACGACCTGTTCGAGTATGTTTTGGGGGAGACGAAGCTGCAGCAGGGAGCATCAATGCAATGCTGAGATCAATGCATGA